The Methanothrix sp. DNA window ATATGAGACTCGAACTCCTCGCGCTCCTCTATCGTCATGCCGGCTGAATCCAGCTCGTCGAGAGATGAGTACCTCCTGACCGCTTCTTCCAGCAGATCTCTGTACGGCATGGGGTGGCGGATCACCACAGGGTTCAGGCCAGAAGATCTCAGCTGATTTACGATGTACCTGGCGGTCTGGCTCTTTCCTGCACCCGTCCTCACCGCACAGACGGCAACAACCGGTTTTGATGAGCGGAGCATCGTCCTCTGGCCCACAAGCTCAAAATCCGCGCCGCAGGAGAGCACCCTGGCTGCGATCTCCATGACCTCCTGGTTGCTCAGATCGCTGTATGCGAGAACGCATCTATCGACGTCCATCTCTCCGATCAGCCTCTCGAGATCGCTCTCAGGGAAGATGGGTATTCCATCAGGATACAGTGGACCCGCGAGTTCAGATGGATACAGGCGAAATGCGATGTTCGGTATCTGGGCGGCCGTGAACGCCACAACCAGATGCTCAGGATCGGAGCGGTATAGCACATTGAAGTTATGGAAGTCCCGCCCTGCAGCCCCCAGGATCAGGACCCTCTCTCTGGGCATGATTTTTCTTGGGATGAACCACGGCAATAACTTTTTCCAGGAGGATCATTATGATCACAAGGTGATCCGGCATGATGGAACTGCTGAGGAGCAGAAGGAGCATAAGGAGGTATAAGGCGAAGGATATCGAGCCTGAGAAGATTGAGATCTTAAAGGAAGCCGCTCTGAGATCTCCGACATCCCGTGGAATAAACCCGTGGAGGTTCTTTTTCATAAGAGACAGGAAGAAGCTTGAGGAGCTATCGCGCGCAAAGGAAAGCGGTTCATCGTTTCTCAAAGACGCGCGTCTGGGGGTCGTCGTCTGCGCTGAAGAGAGTGAATCTGATGTTTGGATAGAGGACTGCTCGATAGCATCCATAATCATGCAGCTCACAGCTCACAGCCTCGGGCTGGGATCCTGCTGGATCCAGATAAGGAACAGGATGCACAGTGCAAACAGGACCTCTGAGGAGTACGTCAGGGAGGTTCTTGGTCTTCCAGGAGATCTCCGTGTGGAGTCGATCATCGCCTTCGGCTACCCGGATGAGGTCAAGCCGCCTCTGCCAGCGGAAGAGCTGGAGTATGGGAAGATAACATCCGACTGAAAAGACTGTCAGAAACGAGGACGGATGCAGACAAGATTGGGGGCGTGCTCATATCACTGGGCCCAGAGGTATGCGACCCTGTAGCGCATGTGGCGTTGTGTCACTGCACCTGGTATTCAGATGGCCACACCTCATCTCAGATACCTTGATATATCGGTTGCTGCTGGTTGTGTAAGGCAATGAATATAATCGTACACTCCATCTGGCTGATGCTGCCTGCATATGTCCCCAACAACTTCGCAGCGCTTTTCGGTGGTGGCACGCCTCTCGATCTGGGGATGAGCCTTCCCGATGGGCACCGTGTGTTTGGAAATGGAAAGACGATTCGTGGAACGATCGCCGGGGTCGCTGGGGGAATTATCGCAGGAGTGCTCCAGAACAGCATCGCCGGAGTCCTAGGGCTTCCAGGCTTCGGTGATGGGATGGAGATGTTTCTTGTTTTATTTGGACTCTCAGCTGGATCCATGCTAGGCGATCTTGCAGCCAGCTTCATCAAGCGACGCCTGGGCATGGAGCGCGGAGCATCGTTCTTTCTTGTTGATCAGCTCGACTTTGTCATGGGCGCATGGGCCCTGACATTTCTGCTCGCCCCAGAGTGGTTCAACGCACAGTTCACCTCACCTGTCATAATCCTCGTTCTTCTGATAACCCCCGTTCTGCATCGCCTCGCAAATGTGATAGGCTACATGGTCGGGGCGAAGAAGGAGCCATGGTGAGATCAAAAGATTGAATACATATCATGTTTCTCTGATCCTCAGGAGGTGAGATTGTGGCCGAGTACATGCGGGGTTTTGAGCAGAAGACCGTCCCACCCATGGGCGAGGATTCCGGAAAGATGGCATATCTCCCGCTGATAGCCATCCTGGGGTTTGGCGTTTTCTCCCTGATAGTCGCATATATGGTCAAGATGCTGGCCTCCTGAGACCGGCATCTTTCATATTCTCCCTTTCGTTAAAAGCGAATGTTTTGGGTCGCTATTAAAACAACCAGAAATCTTTGATCATCTCCTTCATAAACCATTATGCCATCCACTGTCAGTGGTGCAGCCACACAACCAGCAGGCGCACAAAATAAAATTTATGGTAATATGAATCTTAATTCTGATATGCAGCAATGGTTTTTGTTCGCGAAACCTTTATAAGCCTGGCTAAAGGATAAGACAGCGTTATTGGCCAAATTTATCATAATGATTTGGCGAAAATGAATAGGAGGAGGAAAAATGGACGCATTGAGCATGGGGCTCGTCGCTGCTATGGGGGCCCTTGCGACCGTTGCTGGAGCCAGTGAGGATATCGAGTCTGATGTGGGCTCACAGAGCAATCCAAACTCACAGGTCCAGCTTGCTGCTCAGGTCGGAAACCCCCACAGGATATACAATAAGGCGATCTCAGGCGAGCCACCGGCGAACGCCCTTTGGGCTACAACCGCTGCTGTTGTGGCTTACACGCTGATAACAAAGTTCGCAATGCCTGCGCTCTTCGCAATAGCCATAGGCGCGTCGGTTGCAGCGCTCTTCAACGGAGTCTTCTCAACCAGTGCCTACTTCGGCAGGAACGCAAGCCAGCGGAGGTTCAACCAGTGGATATATCTGGATATAGTGCGTTACACAACGACATCGATAATGGCACATGCATGGATAACCGCTTTCTGCATAACATGTATTGCATACATACAGACTCAGATTTTGACACCGCACCATCCGTTCCCGATGCCTGTTATTGCTCTGATATGGGGATTGACCGTTGGTGCGATCGGCTCTTCTGTTGGTGATATTCATTACGGAGGCGAGCGTGAGTTCCAGTGGAGGCTCTTCGGTCAGGGTCTCAACACGATGCTCTCAGGCCAGATTGTGAGAAAGGCCGAGGCGGGATTGAGGAACTCCATAGACAACGCATGGTTCTGCACCAAGCTTGGAGGGCCTCTCACAGGTCTCGGATTTGGCCTGACGGTCTTCCTGGACAACTGGCGCACCACGGTCTTCGACCCGGTGACGCAGGCTGGTCTGGCCATTGGTATGGGTCTCTTCTTCGTGATACTTATGAACCTCTACAACTTCTACGTTGAGACCTCGATAAGAAAGAAGTACGGCCCGTATCCAGGGTACAAGGGGGATATCGCAGCATGAACTTTGATGCTTTAACCATTGTGTACATTCTGGAGATCATAGTGGGTGGACTGCTGGTCGGCGTGGGCGTTCACTTCGTGCCGGTAGGCGGCGCGCCTGCGGCCATGGCACAGGCCACAGGAATCGGCACGGGCACGGTTCAGCTGGCAGCCGGCTCCGGGCTTACAGGACTGCTGGCTGCTGGTCTCATGATGTCGGTCACAGATAACATCTGGCCAATCCTTGCATCAGGCGCGGTCGGGGCAATGATAATGATAGATGCCACGATGATGACCGGCGGCTGGATATATGCTTACGCGGTTGGCGCCCCGTTCGCATCGGCCAAGGTCAACTACGATCCCATCACCGGATACTCGCAGCCTCCATATGTCGCCCCGGGCACTGTCGGGCAGGGGATTCCCACAGTCTGCTACGTGAGCGGCACAATCGGCGCCTTCATGGGCGGTCTCGGTGGCGCGCTGATCTACTACCCGCTGATGATGACAAACCACAACCCATCTCTGAGCGCTCTCTTCGCGATCGGCATATTCCTGGTGAATGCTGTTCTGGCGTCGTGGAACATCCAGGGAACGATCGAGGGGTTCCACGATCCGAAGTTCAAGAGATGGCCGAAGGCGTTCAGATCATGCCTTGTCGCAACCCTGATTCTGGCGCTCGTGGCTGTTACAATAACAGGAGGTGCATGAGATGACAGTAGCAGGAGGAGCACCAACTGCAC harbors:
- the mtrD gene encoding tetrahydromethanopterin S-methyltransferase subunit D encodes the protein MNFDALTIVYILEIIVGGLLVGVGVHFVPVGGAPAAMAQATGIGTGTVQLAAGSGLTGLLAAGLMMSVTDNIWPILASGAVGAMIMIDATMMTGGWIYAYAVGAPFASAKVNYDPITGYSQPPYVAPGTVGQGIPTVCYVSGTIGAFMGGLGGALIYYPLMMTNHNPSLSALFAIGIFLVNAVLASWNIQGTIEGFHDPKFKRWPKAFRSCLVATLILALVAVTITGGA
- a CDS encoding nitroreductase family protein, which translates into the protein MMELLRSRRSIRRYKAKDIEPEKIEILKEAALRSPTSRGINPWRFFFIRDRKKLEELSRAKESGSSFLKDARLGVVVCAEESESDVWIEDCSIASIIMQLTAHSLGLGSCWIQIRNRMHSANRTSEEYVREVLGLPGDLRVESIIAFGYPDEVKPPLPAEELEYGKITSD
- the mtrE gene encoding tetrahydromethanopterin S-methyltransferase subunit E; this translates as MDALSMGLVAAMGALATVAGASEDIESDVGSQSNPNSQVQLAAQVGNPHRIYNKAISGEPPANALWATTAAVVAYTLITKFAMPALFAIAIGASVAALFNGVFSTSAYFGRNASQRRFNQWIYLDIVRYTTTSIMAHAWITAFCITCIAYIQTQILTPHHPFPMPVIALIWGLTVGAIGSSVGDIHYGGEREFQWRLFGQGLNTMLSGQIVRKAEAGLRNSIDNAWFCTKLGGPLTGLGFGLTVFLDNWRTTVFDPVTQAGLAIGMGLFFVILMNLYNFYVETSIRKKYGPYPGYKGDIAA
- a CDS encoding CDP-2,3-bis-(O-geranylgeranyl)-sn-glycerol synthase yields the protein MNIIVHSIWLMLPAYVPNNFAALFGGGTPLDLGMSLPDGHRVFGNGKTIRGTIAGVAGGIIAGVLQNSIAGVLGLPGFGDGMEMFLVLFGLSAGSMLGDLAASFIKRRLGMERGASFFLVDQLDFVMGAWALTFLLAPEWFNAQFTSPVIILVLLITPVLHRLANVIGYMVGAKKEPW